The Neodiprion fabricii isolate iyNeoFabr1 chromosome 4, iyNeoFabr1.1, whole genome shotgun sequence genome window below encodes:
- the LOC124181710 gene encoding fatty acyl-CoA reductase wat-like isoform X1: MCNNSSTITPYPNIKMTIIADDITSVQRTPIQEFYADQKVFITGGTGFLGKILIEKLLRSCPELSTIYLLIRTKKGKDVHNRLDDVFNDPIFDRLKSEQPKYRHKIVVVSGDCSLPNLGLYNDDRDLLIREASIVFHVAATVRFDEQLKYAVAINVNGTKEVLDMCRSMYNLKSVVYVSTAYSNCNRSIIEEKIYSPPISGDTLGKLTEGMDEAKLNKITPTLLGDYPNTYVFTKAIAESTAKEYGKDLPLGIFRPAMVISTAHEPIEGWIDNVFGPTGGIVGAGAGLIRTFNVDSECTAELVPVDMTVNALVATAWDIAMNKNITTEPPTYNYVATTKKKNITWGEYNNFALKYGTLRPSTRSIWCYVNYSTKYVMLYNVLTVLLHLLPALLLDTGLVLTGQSPKMLKIYKKIHKFASCTSYFARKSWKFQTDNTQALWDKLATEDKNNFFFSMEDFDWDSYMNKYITGLRIYIFKDDPSSIPAARKRMAVMKVFHNIIVYSFLAFVIWICYKLVWLGLSLGHTAGTTHVNENIAAFR; this comes from the exons ATGTGCAACAACAGTTCCACAATTACTCCGTATCCTAACATAA AAATGACGATCATTGCGGATGATATAACGAGTGTGCAAAGAACCCCGATTCAGGAATTCTACGCTGACCAGAAGGTATTTATCACag GTGGTACTGGATTTTTGGGTAAAATTCTCATCGAGAAATTATTGCGAAGCTGTCCAGAGCTGTCAACAATTTACCTTCTAATTCGAACAAAGAAGGGCAAGGACGTTCATAATCGACTAGACGATGTCTTCAACGATCCC ATCTTCGATCGTCTGAAGTCAGAACAGCCCAAATACCGGCACAAGATAGTCGTAGTTTCGGGCGACTGCAGCCTCCCCAACTTGGGTTTGTACAACGACGACAGGGATCTTTTGATTCGTGAAGCATCCATCGTTTTTCACGTTGCCGCGACGGTGCGTTTCGATGAACAACTAAAGTATGCCGTTGCGATTAACGTCAACGGCACGAAGGAGGTGCTCGACATGTGTCGATCCATGTACAATTTAAAA TCCGTTGTCTACGTATCCACGGCGTACAGCAACTGCAACCGTTCGattatcgaagaaaaaatttactcacCGCCCATCTCAG GTGACACCCTGGGAAAGCTGACGGAAGGTATGGACGAAGCGAAGCTGAACAAAATAACACCCACCCTTTTAGGAGATTATCCCAACACCTATGTGTTCACTAAGGCGATCGCAGAGTCGACAGCTAAGGAATACGGCAAGGATCTACCCTTGGGTATATTCAGACCAGCAATGG TTATCTCGACTGCCCACGAGCCGATCGAAGGTTGGATCGACAACGTCTTCGGGCCAACAGGTGGAATCGTCGGGGCCGGTGCTGGCCTTATCAGAACATTCAACGTGGACAGTGAATGCACCGCAGAACTGGTGCCCGTCGACATGACCGTAAATGCGCTTGTTGCCACAGCTTGGGACATTGCAATGAACAA AAACATAACGACCGAACCGCCAACTTACAACTACGTAGCGAcgacgaaaaagaagaacatcACATGGGGCGAGTACAACAATTTCGCCCTCAAGTATGGAACACTGAGACCAAGCACCCGCAGTATATGGTGTTACGTTAACTACTCAACCAAGTACGTCATGCTTTACAATGTACTGACGGTACTCCTGCACCTCCTACCTGCGCTGCTTCTCGACACGGGTCTGGTTCTTACAGGACAAAGTCCAAA GATGCTCAAGATATACAAAAAGATCCACAAATTCGCATCGTGCACCTCGTACTTTGCGCGAAAGTCATGGAAGTTCCAAACCGATAATACACAAGCACTTTGGGACAAATTGGCTACCGAAGACAAGaacaactttttcttttccatggAAGATTTCGACTGGGACAGCTATATGAACAAGTATATAACCGGACtaagaatatatattttcaaggATGATCCGAGCTCGATTCCTGCTGCACGAAAGCGGATGGCCGT GATGAAGGTGTTCCACAATATCATCGTATACTCGTTCCTGGCGTTCGTGATCTGGATCTGCTATAAATTAGTGTGGCTCGGTCTGTCCTTAGGCCATACAGCAGGAACAACTCACGTCAATGAGAACATCGCAGCCTTTCGGTAA
- the LOC124181710 gene encoding fatty acyl-CoA reductase wat-like isoform X2, with product MEMTIIADDITSVQRTPIQEFYADQKVFITGGTGFLGKILIEKLLRSCPELSTIYLLIRTKKGKDVHNRLDDVFNDPIFDRLKSEQPKYRHKIVVVSGDCSLPNLGLYNDDRDLLIREASIVFHVAATVRFDEQLKYAVAINVNGTKEVLDMCRSMYNLKSVVYVSTAYSNCNRSIIEEKIYSPPISGDTLGKLTEGMDEAKLNKITPTLLGDYPNTYVFTKAIAESTAKEYGKDLPLGIFRPAMVISTAHEPIEGWIDNVFGPTGGIVGAGAGLIRTFNVDSECTAELVPVDMTVNALVATAWDIAMNKNITTEPPTYNYVATTKKKNITWGEYNNFALKYGTLRPSTRSIWCYVNYSTKYVMLYNVLTVLLHLLPALLLDTGLVLTGQSPKMLKIYKKIHKFASCTSYFARKSWKFQTDNTQALWDKLATEDKNNFFFSMEDFDWDSYMNKYITGLRIYIFKDDPSSIPAARKRMAVMKVFHNIIVYSFLAFVIWICYKLVWLGLSLGHTAGTTHVNENIAAFR from the exons ATGG AAATGACGATCATTGCGGATGATATAACGAGTGTGCAAAGAACCCCGATTCAGGAATTCTACGCTGACCAGAAGGTATTTATCACag GTGGTACTGGATTTTTGGGTAAAATTCTCATCGAGAAATTATTGCGAAGCTGTCCAGAGCTGTCAACAATTTACCTTCTAATTCGAACAAAGAAGGGCAAGGACGTTCATAATCGACTAGACGATGTCTTCAACGATCCC ATCTTCGATCGTCTGAAGTCAGAACAGCCCAAATACCGGCACAAGATAGTCGTAGTTTCGGGCGACTGCAGCCTCCCCAACTTGGGTTTGTACAACGACGACAGGGATCTTTTGATTCGTGAAGCATCCATCGTTTTTCACGTTGCCGCGACGGTGCGTTTCGATGAACAACTAAAGTATGCCGTTGCGATTAACGTCAACGGCACGAAGGAGGTGCTCGACATGTGTCGATCCATGTACAATTTAAAA TCCGTTGTCTACGTATCCACGGCGTACAGCAACTGCAACCGTTCGattatcgaagaaaaaatttactcacCGCCCATCTCAG GTGACACCCTGGGAAAGCTGACGGAAGGTATGGACGAAGCGAAGCTGAACAAAATAACACCCACCCTTTTAGGAGATTATCCCAACACCTATGTGTTCACTAAGGCGATCGCAGAGTCGACAGCTAAGGAATACGGCAAGGATCTACCCTTGGGTATATTCAGACCAGCAATGG TTATCTCGACTGCCCACGAGCCGATCGAAGGTTGGATCGACAACGTCTTCGGGCCAACAGGTGGAATCGTCGGGGCCGGTGCTGGCCTTATCAGAACATTCAACGTGGACAGTGAATGCACCGCAGAACTGGTGCCCGTCGACATGACCGTAAATGCGCTTGTTGCCACAGCTTGGGACATTGCAATGAACAA AAACATAACGACCGAACCGCCAACTTACAACTACGTAGCGAcgacgaaaaagaagaacatcACATGGGGCGAGTACAACAATTTCGCCCTCAAGTATGGAACACTGAGACCAAGCACCCGCAGTATATGGTGTTACGTTAACTACTCAACCAAGTACGTCATGCTTTACAATGTACTGACGGTACTCCTGCACCTCCTACCTGCGCTGCTTCTCGACACGGGTCTGGTTCTTACAGGACAAAGTCCAAA GATGCTCAAGATATACAAAAAGATCCACAAATTCGCATCGTGCACCTCGTACTTTGCGCGAAAGTCATGGAAGTTCCAAACCGATAATACACAAGCACTTTGGGACAAATTGGCTACCGAAGACAAGaacaactttttcttttccatggAAGATTTCGACTGGGACAGCTATATGAACAAGTATATAACCGGACtaagaatatatattttcaaggATGATCCGAGCTCGATTCCTGCTGCACGAAAGCGGATGGCCGT GATGAAGGTGTTCCACAATATCATCGTATACTCGTTCCTGGCGTTCGTGATCTGGATCTGCTATAAATTAGTGTGGCTCGGTCTGTCCTTAGGCCATACAGCAGGAACAACTCACGTCAATGAGAACATCGCAGCCTTTCGGTAA
- the LOC124181710 gene encoding fatty acyl-CoA reductase wat-like isoform X3, which produces MTIIADDITSVQRTPIQEFYADQKVFITGGTGFLGKILIEKLLRSCPELSTIYLLIRTKKGKDVHNRLDDVFNDPIFDRLKSEQPKYRHKIVVVSGDCSLPNLGLYNDDRDLLIREASIVFHVAATVRFDEQLKYAVAINVNGTKEVLDMCRSMYNLKSVVYVSTAYSNCNRSIIEEKIYSPPISGDTLGKLTEGMDEAKLNKITPTLLGDYPNTYVFTKAIAESTAKEYGKDLPLGIFRPAMVISTAHEPIEGWIDNVFGPTGGIVGAGAGLIRTFNVDSECTAELVPVDMTVNALVATAWDIAMNKNITTEPPTYNYVATTKKKNITWGEYNNFALKYGTLRPSTRSIWCYVNYSTKYVMLYNVLTVLLHLLPALLLDTGLVLTGQSPKMLKIYKKIHKFASCTSYFARKSWKFQTDNTQALWDKLATEDKNNFFFSMEDFDWDSYMNKYITGLRIYIFKDDPSSIPAARKRMAVMKVFHNIIVYSFLAFVIWICYKLVWLGLSLGHTAGTTHVNENIAAFR; this is translated from the exons ATGACGATCATTGCGGATGATATAACGAGTGTGCAAAGAACCCCGATTCAGGAATTCTACGCTGACCAGAAGGTATTTATCACag GTGGTACTGGATTTTTGGGTAAAATTCTCATCGAGAAATTATTGCGAAGCTGTCCAGAGCTGTCAACAATTTACCTTCTAATTCGAACAAAGAAGGGCAAGGACGTTCATAATCGACTAGACGATGTCTTCAACGATCCC ATCTTCGATCGTCTGAAGTCAGAACAGCCCAAATACCGGCACAAGATAGTCGTAGTTTCGGGCGACTGCAGCCTCCCCAACTTGGGTTTGTACAACGACGACAGGGATCTTTTGATTCGTGAAGCATCCATCGTTTTTCACGTTGCCGCGACGGTGCGTTTCGATGAACAACTAAAGTATGCCGTTGCGATTAACGTCAACGGCACGAAGGAGGTGCTCGACATGTGTCGATCCATGTACAATTTAAAA TCCGTTGTCTACGTATCCACGGCGTACAGCAACTGCAACCGTTCGattatcgaagaaaaaatttactcacCGCCCATCTCAG GTGACACCCTGGGAAAGCTGACGGAAGGTATGGACGAAGCGAAGCTGAACAAAATAACACCCACCCTTTTAGGAGATTATCCCAACACCTATGTGTTCACTAAGGCGATCGCAGAGTCGACAGCTAAGGAATACGGCAAGGATCTACCCTTGGGTATATTCAGACCAGCAATGG TTATCTCGACTGCCCACGAGCCGATCGAAGGTTGGATCGACAACGTCTTCGGGCCAACAGGTGGAATCGTCGGGGCCGGTGCTGGCCTTATCAGAACATTCAACGTGGACAGTGAATGCACCGCAGAACTGGTGCCCGTCGACATGACCGTAAATGCGCTTGTTGCCACAGCTTGGGACATTGCAATGAACAA AAACATAACGACCGAACCGCCAACTTACAACTACGTAGCGAcgacgaaaaagaagaacatcACATGGGGCGAGTACAACAATTTCGCCCTCAAGTATGGAACACTGAGACCAAGCACCCGCAGTATATGGTGTTACGTTAACTACTCAACCAAGTACGTCATGCTTTACAATGTACTGACGGTACTCCTGCACCTCCTACCTGCGCTGCTTCTCGACACGGGTCTGGTTCTTACAGGACAAAGTCCAAA GATGCTCAAGATATACAAAAAGATCCACAAATTCGCATCGTGCACCTCGTACTTTGCGCGAAAGTCATGGAAGTTCCAAACCGATAATACACAAGCACTTTGGGACAAATTGGCTACCGAAGACAAGaacaactttttcttttccatggAAGATTTCGACTGGGACAGCTATATGAACAAGTATATAACCGGACtaagaatatatattttcaaggATGATCCGAGCTCGATTCCTGCTGCACGAAAGCGGATGGCCGT GATGAAGGTGTTCCACAATATCATCGTATACTCGTTCCTGGCGTTCGTGATCTGGATCTGCTATAAATTAGTGTGGCTCGGTCTGTCCTTAGGCCATACAGCAGGAACAACTCACGTCAATGAGAACATCGCAGCCTTTCGGTAA
- the LOC124181708 gene encoding fatty acyl-CoA reductase wat-like isoform X1, with the protein MLLEMNLPGPETTVYHEPGTMYPIITNEGNNNNNHNNNNNNNNNNTLNDDDERRGTTLQEFYAGQTVFITGGTGFLGKVLIEKLLRSCPDLTAIYILVRPKKGRDVQSRVEDIFDDVVYTRLKKEVPKFRHKVFAVAGDCSVPDLGLSLADKALLIQKVSIVFHVAATVRFDEKLKLAMAINVQAATDIIKLCRSMPQLKSVIHVSTAYANSHLWTIDEKFYPYETKYSELMKMIENMPEDTITELTPKIIGKWTNTYVFTKALAEDMIREESKDLPMGIFRPAIVISTAREPILGWIDNLYGPTGVVAGAASGVLRTLHSDPDINANIVPVDFTVNSLIASAWDVATQVERRGKDMLIYNYVSSVDAPLTWGEYCKSNMEYGKLYPLSNSIWYLSFTTNKHKFIHLLYVLFLHLLPAMLVDTVSICIGQKPRLWKMYQKIHKFANVISYFATHQWKFTNDNVQDMWSRLESKDQHLFLFNMKGFNWDEYFQYYIKGTRIYLFKDDLSTLKASRARLARFYYMHQATKGLVYLLMLWIVWTLFSRIVY; encoded by the exons ATGTTGCTGGAAATGAATCTACCTGGACCGGAAACAACTGTGTACCACGAG CCGGGAACTATGTATCCGATAATAACGAACGAGggtaacaacaacaataaccacaacaacaacaacaacaacaacaacaacaacacctTGAACGACGATGACGAGAGACGAGGCACTACCCTGCAAGAGTTCTACGCAGGGCAAACGGTCTTCATTACAG GTGGAACTGGCTTTCTTGGAAAAGTCCTGATAGAAAAGTTACTGCGTAGCTGCCCTGACCTAACCGCAATCTATATACTAGTACGCCCAAAGAAAGGAAGAGACGTGCAAAGTCGCGTTGAGGACATATTCGATGATGTG GTCTATACCCGACTGAAAAAAGAAGTCCCAAAATTTCGTCACAAGGTATTCGCAGTGGCCGGAGACTGCAGCGTTCCTGATTTGGGACTTTCATTGGCTGACAAGGCGCTCCTTATTCAAAAG GTATCGATAGTGTTTCACGTTGCGGCGACAGTTCGTTTCGATGAAAAACTCAAACTCGCCATGGCCATTAATGTACAGGCCGCGACTGACATTATCAAACTATGCCGAAGTATGCCACAGCTGAAG TCTGTAATTCATGTATCCACCGCTTATGCCAACTCGCACTTGTGGacaattgatgaaaaattttacccatATGAAACGAAGTACAGCGAACTAATGAAGATGATAGAAAATATGCCGGAGGATACGATTACGGAATTAACTCCAAA GATAATTGGGAAATGGACAAACACATACGTCTTCACCAAAGCCCTGGCCGAAGATATGATTCGAGAGGAGAGTAAGGACCTACCCATGGGCATTTTCCGACCTGCCATTG TGATATCGACTGCACGTGAACCAATCTTGGGATGGATCGACAACCTCTACGGACCGACGGGTGTGGTTGCTGGAGCAGCTTCCGGCGTTCTCAGAACTCTGCACAGCGACCCTGACATCAATGCGAATATCGTACCAGTGGATTTCACGGTGAACTCACTGATAGCCAGTGCCTGGGACGTGGCCACACAGGTTGAAAG GAGAGGCAAGGACATGTTGATTTACAATTACGTGTCATCAGTCGATGCCCCGTTAACGTGGGGCGAATACTGCAAGTCGAATATGGAGTATGGAAAACTTTACCCATTGAGCAACTCCATCTGGTACCTGTCATTCACAACGAATAAAcacaaatttattcatttgctgTACGTGCTGTTCCTTCATTTACTACCAGCGATGCTGGTTGATACCGTCAGCATTTGTATCGGTCAAAAACCAAG ATTGTGGAAAATGTATCAAAAGATTCACAAGTTTGCTAACGTGATATCGTATTTCGCAACCCACCAATGGAAATTCACAAACGACAACGTACAAGATATGTGGAGTCGGTTGGAATCCAAAGACCAACATTTGTTCCTATTCAACATGAAGGGCTTCAACTGGGACgagtattttcaatattacatAAAGGGAACCAGAATCTATTTGTTCAAAGATGACCTAAGCACCTTAAAAGCCAGCAGAGCGAGATTGGCCAG ATTTTACTACATGCATCAAGCCACCAAAGGTTTGGTATACCTTCTCATGTTATGGATCGTATGGACCTTATTCTCCAGAATAGTTTATTAA
- the LOC124181708 gene encoding fatty acyl-CoA reductase wat-like isoform X2, translated as MYPIITNEGNNNNNHNNNNNNNNNNTLNDDDERRGTTLQEFYAGQTVFITGGTGFLGKVLIEKLLRSCPDLTAIYILVRPKKGRDVQSRVEDIFDDVVYTRLKKEVPKFRHKVFAVAGDCSVPDLGLSLADKALLIQKVSIVFHVAATVRFDEKLKLAMAINVQAATDIIKLCRSMPQLKSVIHVSTAYANSHLWTIDEKFYPYETKYSELMKMIENMPEDTITELTPKIIGKWTNTYVFTKALAEDMIREESKDLPMGIFRPAIVISTAREPILGWIDNLYGPTGVVAGAASGVLRTLHSDPDINANIVPVDFTVNSLIASAWDVATQVERRGKDMLIYNYVSSVDAPLTWGEYCKSNMEYGKLYPLSNSIWYLSFTTNKHKFIHLLYVLFLHLLPAMLVDTVSICIGQKPRLWKMYQKIHKFANVISYFATHQWKFTNDNVQDMWSRLESKDQHLFLFNMKGFNWDEYFQYYIKGTRIYLFKDDLSTLKASRARLARFYYMHQATKGLVYLLMLWIVWTLFSRIVY; from the exons ATGTATCCGATAATAACGAACGAGggtaacaacaacaataaccacaacaacaacaacaacaacaacaacaacaacacctTGAACGACGATGACGAGAGACGAGGCACTACCCTGCAAGAGTTCTACGCAGGGCAAACGGTCTTCATTACAG GTGGAACTGGCTTTCTTGGAAAAGTCCTGATAGAAAAGTTACTGCGTAGCTGCCCTGACCTAACCGCAATCTATATACTAGTACGCCCAAAGAAAGGAAGAGACGTGCAAAGTCGCGTTGAGGACATATTCGATGATGTG GTCTATACCCGACTGAAAAAAGAAGTCCCAAAATTTCGTCACAAGGTATTCGCAGTGGCCGGAGACTGCAGCGTTCCTGATTTGGGACTTTCATTGGCTGACAAGGCGCTCCTTATTCAAAAG GTATCGATAGTGTTTCACGTTGCGGCGACAGTTCGTTTCGATGAAAAACTCAAACTCGCCATGGCCATTAATGTACAGGCCGCGACTGACATTATCAAACTATGCCGAAGTATGCCACAGCTGAAG TCTGTAATTCATGTATCCACCGCTTATGCCAACTCGCACTTGTGGacaattgatgaaaaattttacccatATGAAACGAAGTACAGCGAACTAATGAAGATGATAGAAAATATGCCGGAGGATACGATTACGGAATTAACTCCAAA GATAATTGGGAAATGGACAAACACATACGTCTTCACCAAAGCCCTGGCCGAAGATATGATTCGAGAGGAGAGTAAGGACCTACCCATGGGCATTTTCCGACCTGCCATTG TGATATCGACTGCACGTGAACCAATCTTGGGATGGATCGACAACCTCTACGGACCGACGGGTGTGGTTGCTGGAGCAGCTTCCGGCGTTCTCAGAACTCTGCACAGCGACCCTGACATCAATGCGAATATCGTACCAGTGGATTTCACGGTGAACTCACTGATAGCCAGTGCCTGGGACGTGGCCACACAGGTTGAAAG GAGAGGCAAGGACATGTTGATTTACAATTACGTGTCATCAGTCGATGCCCCGTTAACGTGGGGCGAATACTGCAAGTCGAATATGGAGTATGGAAAACTTTACCCATTGAGCAACTCCATCTGGTACCTGTCATTCACAACGAATAAAcacaaatttattcatttgctgTACGTGCTGTTCCTTCATTTACTACCAGCGATGCTGGTTGATACCGTCAGCATTTGTATCGGTCAAAAACCAAG ATTGTGGAAAATGTATCAAAAGATTCACAAGTTTGCTAACGTGATATCGTATTTCGCAACCCACCAATGGAAATTCACAAACGACAACGTACAAGATATGTGGAGTCGGTTGGAATCCAAAGACCAACATTTGTTCCTATTCAACATGAAGGGCTTCAACTGGGACgagtattttcaatattacatAAAGGGAACCAGAATCTATTTGTTCAAAGATGACCTAAGCACCTTAAAAGCCAGCAGAGCGAGATTGGCCAG ATTTTACTACATGCATCAAGCCACCAAAGGTTTGGTATACCTTCTCATGTTATGGATCGTATGGACCTTATTCTCCAGAATAGTTTATTAA